One window of Neptuniibacter halophilus genomic DNA carries:
- a CDS encoding 2Fe-2S iron-sulfur cluster binding domain-containing protein, with protein sequence MTTELNFATRFHVAALSAPEGFACPDNLSLLRGAEQQGYAAIPVGCRGGGCGVCKIRLLAGEIYSKPMSSAHISAQERAAGYVLACRVFPRSDLLIEIPTTES encoded by the coding sequence ATGACCACTGAACTGAACTTCGCAACGCGTTTTCATGTCGCGGCGTTATCGGCGCCGGAGGGGTTTGCCTGTCCGGACAACCTGAGTCTGCTGCGCGGTGCGGAGCAGCAGGGATATGCGGCGATCCCGGTGGGCTGTCGCGGAGGTGGTTGCGGCGTCTGCAAAATCCGGCTGCTGGCCGGTGAGATCTATTCCAAACCAATGAGCAGTGCACATATCTCCGCGCAGGAGCGCGCTGCAGGTTATGTGCTGGCCTGCCGGGTTTTTCCGCGCAGTGATCTGCTTATCGAAATACCAACAACTGAATCATAA
- a CDS encoding universal stress protein: MNKELKMIPEIKTILYASDLSEGSKPAYMLAAKEAFKHEAQIVFLNVIEPISHATEALLENYMADAELRAMRGQGIEKIRGLMEQRIDEFNQTCLQDRLPLQKRPLTRVESGPAAETIISVAEEVAADLIVMGTRSRTHSSLGRFLVGSTAQNVMQMTATPLLVVPLTEG; the protein is encoded by the coding sequence TAAAACCATCCTTTACGCCTCGGATTTAAGTGAGGGTTCAAAGCCGGCCTACATGCTGGCGGCGAAAGAGGCGTTTAAGCATGAAGCGCAGATTGTGTTTCTCAACGTGATTGAGCCGATCAGCCATGCCACGGAAGCGTTGCTGGAAAACTACATGGCCGATGCGGAACTGCGCGCGATGCGTGGGCAGGGCATTGAAAAGATTCGCGGCCTGATGGAGCAGCGTATCGATGAATTTAACCAGACCTGCCTGCAGGACCGTCTGCCGTTGCAGAAGCGACCGCTGACCCGGGTGGAATCCGGCCCCGCCGCAGAAACCATTATCAGCGTGGCTGAAGAGGTTGCAGCAGACCTGATTGTAATGGGCACGCGCAGCCGGACCCATTCCAGCCTGGGACGCTTTCTGGTCGGCTCCACGGCCCAGAATGTGATGCAGATGACGGCGACGCCACTGCTGGTAGTGCCGTTAACTGAGGGCTGA